The Denticeps clupeoides chromosome 5, fDenClu1.1, whole genome shotgun sequence genome includes a region encoding these proteins:
- the LOC114790329 gene encoding tumor necrosis factor receptor superfamily member 4-like, with translation MIHILWLGLFLSPCHHSLVQCLECNSITQYKWPSAGPSICCDKCQPGHMMKKRCHDGIPKTQCKACEPNKYAESRNIDLQCKPCASCSMENQVKLEDCTPTQNAVCGCKPGYKCKNEECSACEKIPKEVAVLPPKPNTTRPDRTSEGTHAVPETSPPSITELSTQRTTSKSPPAPDIMIPGVLCVCVCILLMVLTLSRRLMSICASSICGRWPLKVPDFSDGSVGKPVQEENSDPLMQKFQDV, from the exons ATG ATTCACATTCTGTGGCTTGGTCTGTTCCTCTCCCCCTGCCACCATTCGCTCGTGCAGTGTCTGGAGTGCAACAGCATCACACAGTACAAGTGGCCCAGTGCTGGCCCTTCCATCTGCTGTGACAAATGCCAGCCAG gtcacATGATGAAGAAAAGATGTCATGACGGAATTCCAAAAACTCAATGCAAGGCCTGTGAACCTAATAAATATGCTGAGAGTCGCAACATTGATTTGCAATGTAAACCCTGTGCAAGCTGCAGCATGGAAA ACCAGGTGAAGCTGGAGGACTGCACACCAACGCAAAATGCAGTGTGTGGCTGTAAGCCTGGGTACAAGTGCAAAAATGAAGAATGTTCAGCCTGCGAGAAGATCCCAAAAGAGGTGGCCGTCCTTCCTCCAAAGCCCAACACTACCAGACCAGATCGTACCTCTGAGGGCACGCATGCCGTGCCAGAAACCAGCCCGCCGAGCATCACTGAGCTGAGCACACAACGGACCACCTCCAAAAGTCCCCCTGCACCAG ACATCATGATTCCAGgagtactctgtgtgtgtgtctgcatattGCTGATGGTTCTCACTCTGTCCAGAAGACTGATGTCCATTTGTGCATCGTCCATATGCG GTCGATGGCCTTTGAAGGTTCCAGATTTTAGTGATGGGTCTGTGGGAAAACCGGTTCAGGAAGAGAACTCTGACCCACTCATGCAAAAATTCCAGGATGTGTAG
- the tnfrsf1a gene encoding tumor necrosis factor receptor superfamily member 1A isoform X2: MDGARARGTWEKEAGLCTLLLLALLVQTQAIPKALRPPAAALNCSSSEYLHSDAQFCCNKCPAGHKLVSQCQSSDHRTICTKCEKGTFLLKANSSPRCSSCRRCKELEDVVSPCTHDGNTVCRCKQGYYGKPKGSDSQQCLICKTCGPGERVTGTCTPVTNTVCQCKDFHYRVNPTTCEPCQTCSDECLHLCQITSDPVTKTSEQENMTAAIVVIVVLLVFAVAGIVPLFKTIVPWCKKHLAKYPESSDPPNGCSEPAIFTSVCEDFINNTNESIPLPSPTEHMESDCLLPDCVPKEINVIAFIYSALDVVPAARFTELVRRLSVSDREIERAERDKHTFYESQYQMLKVWTNGKTREGESILPQHALKEFLDILDEMGLSGCGQKLESKYSL, translated from the exons ATGGACGGAGCGCGAGCGAGGGGAACATGGGAAAAGGAGGCGGGACTTTGCACTTTACTGCTCCTG GCTTTGCTAGTCCAAACACAAGCCATCCCAAAAGCACTCCGCCCTCCGGCGGCGGCCCTCAACTGTTCATCGTCCGAATACCTGCATTCAGATGCGCAGTTCTGCTGTAATAAATGTCCCGCAG GTCACAAGTTAGTCAGCCAGTGTCAGTCTTCAGACCATCGGACCATCTGCACAAAGTGTGAAAAGGGGACGTTCTTGTTGAAAGCAAACAGCAGCCCCCGGTGTTCGTCTTGCCGCAGATGCAAAG AGCTTGAAGACGTGGTCAGCCCCTGCACACACGATGGAAACACAGTATGCCGGTGTAAGCAAGGCTACTATGGTAAGCCGAAGGGTTCAGACTCTCAGCAATGCCTCATCTGCAAAACCTGTGGGCCTGGAGAGAGAGTGACTGGCACAT GCACTCCTGTGACTAACACGGTCTGCCAGTGCAAAGACTTTCACTACCGAGTGAACCCCACAACCTGTGAACCGTGTCAAAC TTGCAGTGATGAATGTCTGCACCTTTGTCAAATCACCTCTGATCCTGTGACAAAGACTTCTGAACAAG agaacATGACCGCAGCCATTGTTGTGATTGTTGTGCTGTTAGTATTTGCTGTCGCGGGGATTGTGCCGCTCTTTAAGACAATCGTTCCCTGGTGCAAAAAGCACCTGGCTAAATATCCTGAATCTTCAGATCCCCCCAACGGGTGCTCAGAG ccTGCAATCTTCACTTCCGTGTGTGAAGATTTCATAAACAACACAAATGAGAGCATACCCCTACCATCCCCAACGGAACACATGGAGTCAGACTGCCTGCTTCCTGACTGTGTTCCCAAAGAGATTAATG TCATTGCATTCATTTACTCGGCCCTGGACGTGGTGCCTGCAGCACGCTTCACAGAGCTGGTCCGCCGCCTCAGCGTCTCCGATCGGGAGATAGAGAGGGCGGAGCGGGACAAGCACACCTTCTATGAATCACAGTACCAGATGCTGAAGGTCTGGACTAACGGCAAGACCAGGGAAGGAGAGTCCATCCTTCCACAGCATGCCTTAAAGGAATTTCTTGACATTCTGGATGAGATGGGACTGAGTGGCTGTGGACAGAAACTGGAGAGCAAGTACAGTTTATAG
- the tnfrsf1a gene encoding tumor necrosis factor receptor superfamily member 1A isoform X1: MDGARARGTWEKEAGLCTLLLLALLVQTQAIPKALRPPAAALNCSSSEYLHSDAQFCCNKCPAGHKLVSQCQSSDHRTICTKCEKGTFLLKANSSPRCSSCRRCKELEDVVSPCTHDGNTVCRCKQGYYGKPKGSDSQQCLICKTCGPGERVTGTCTPVTNTVCQCKDFHYRVNPTTCEPCQTCSDECLHLCQITSDPVTKTSEQENMTAAIVVIVVLLVFAVAGIVPLFKTIVPWCKKHLAKYPESSDPPNGCSEQPAIFTSVCEDFINNTNESIPLPSPTEHMESDCLLPDCVPKEINVIAFIYSALDVVPAARFTELVRRLSVSDREIERAERDKHTFYESQYQMLKVWTNGKTREGESILPQHALKEFLDILDEMGLSGCGQKLESKYSL, translated from the exons ATGGACGGAGCGCGAGCGAGGGGAACATGGGAAAAGGAGGCGGGACTTTGCACTTTACTGCTCCTG GCTTTGCTAGTCCAAACACAAGCCATCCCAAAAGCACTCCGCCCTCCGGCGGCGGCCCTCAACTGTTCATCGTCCGAATACCTGCATTCAGATGCGCAGTTCTGCTGTAATAAATGTCCCGCAG GTCACAAGTTAGTCAGCCAGTGTCAGTCTTCAGACCATCGGACCATCTGCACAAAGTGTGAAAAGGGGACGTTCTTGTTGAAAGCAAACAGCAGCCCCCGGTGTTCGTCTTGCCGCAGATGCAAAG AGCTTGAAGACGTGGTCAGCCCCTGCACACACGATGGAAACACAGTATGCCGGTGTAAGCAAGGCTACTATGGTAAGCCGAAGGGTTCAGACTCTCAGCAATGCCTCATCTGCAAAACCTGTGGGCCTGGAGAGAGAGTGACTGGCACAT GCACTCCTGTGACTAACACGGTCTGCCAGTGCAAAGACTTTCACTACCGAGTGAACCCCACAACCTGTGAACCGTGTCAAAC TTGCAGTGATGAATGTCTGCACCTTTGTCAAATCACCTCTGATCCTGTGACAAAGACTTCTGAACAAG agaacATGACCGCAGCCATTGTTGTGATTGTTGTGCTGTTAGTATTTGCTGTCGCGGGGATTGTGCCGCTCTTTAAGACAATCGTTCCCTGGTGCAAAAAGCACCTGGCTAAATATCCTGAATCTTCAGATCCCCCCAACGGGTGCTCAGAG cagccTGCAATCTTCACTTCCGTGTGTGAAGATTTCATAAACAACACAAATGAGAGCATACCCCTACCATCCCCAACGGAACACATGGAGTCAGACTGCCTGCTTCCTGACTGTGTTCCCAAAGAGATTAATG TCATTGCATTCATTTACTCGGCCCTGGACGTGGTGCCTGCAGCACGCTTCACAGAGCTGGTCCGCCGCCTCAGCGTCTCCGATCGGGAGATAGAGAGGGCGGAGCGGGACAAGCACACCTTCTATGAATCACAGTACCAGATGCTGAAGGTCTGGACTAACGGCAAGACCAGGGAAGGAGAGTCCATCCTTCCACAGCATGCCTTAAAGGAATTTCTTGACATTCTGGATGAGATGGGACTGAGTGGCTGTGGACAGAAACTGGAGAGCAAGTACAGTTTATAG